The DNA window GCCCGGGACCCGTTCGAACAGCCAGTCGTACGCTCGTACGAACAGGTCCTCTTCAGCTCCAGCCCGTTCCATCGTCACGACACAGAGCCGACCATCCGGTCGGAGGATGCGCTTGAGTTCCCTGACAACTGTCGGTATCTCGTCTTCCGCAAACAGTTCCAACGTGTCCTCGATAAAAGCGATGTCGGCGACGTTCTCTCGAAACGGAAGCGATCGAGCGTCCCCAAGACAGATCTCGATTTGCGTATTTGCTCCCTCTCGAACAGCCCGCCGGCGAACCCGACCCGCCATACTCGCTGCAGCATCAAGCCCGACGGTGTCCCCCTCTGGACCGACTCGCTCGGCGAGCGCGACTAATGCGTGCCCGGGTCCACATCCGACCTCCACGACGTGTTCTCCACGTTCGATAGCGAGCAAGCCCAAAGCCCGCTGCCGTGTGTCCGCTTGCAACGGTGTGATGAACCAGTCGTATAGTGCCGCCAACCGGTGATACGTCTCTACGACGGTTTCGTTGGACACATCTGGTTCCGGCAGAGTGGTCATGTGCTGGAGGCGTCGCGTCGATTTTCGGAACGTACTATCGAGTTGCGATCGAAGGAAAACACCACACTCTGCGTCCAGCCTGGGGAGAGCAGCTTCCGACGGCGACTGCTCGACTAGACGCCGCCAACGTACGGACAGACGTCCCTGTTCACCCGGTGACATCCTCGGAAGTGCGATACGTTCGAACATCCTCAAGCGTCGGGATACCTCGTCGAGCCCCCTTCTCGCGCGTGGAGAGT is part of the Salinigranum marinum genome and encodes:
- a CDS encoding class I SAM-dependent methyltransferase, translated to MTTLPEPDVSNETVVETYHRLAALYDWFITPLQADTRQRALGLLAIERGEHVVEVGCGPGHALVALAERVGPEGDTVGLDAAASMAGRVRRRAVREGANTQIEICLGDARSLPFRENVADIAFIEDTLELFAEDEIPTVVRELKRILRPDGRLCVVTMERAGAEEDLFVRAYDWLFERVPGYERFGCRPIYASRTLEKEGFVVERQEHLHRVWVWPVEILIARPM